The window GGATGATCGCGGCCGGCGCCGCGGCGGCGGCCGACGCGCGCGAGGCGGCGGTCGCGGAGCGGGAGCGGACGCGGCAGCGGGTCGTCCACCAGGTCGTCGAGGCCTACTCCGGCGCCGCGCTCGCCGAAGCGCAGCTCAAGGTGGCGCTCGAGGCGCGCGAGACCGCCCGCGCCCACGTCAAGTTGGCCGAGGACTTGCGCGCCGCGGGCCTCGTCGTGGACTCCGACCTGCTGCAGGCGAAGGTGGCGCTGGCCGAAGTCGAGGAGTTCGCGGCGCGCGCCGAGGCGGACCTCGATCTCGCCGGCGCCGGACTCAACGTCGCGATGGGGCGGCCGCAGGAGACGCCGGTCGAGCTGCCGGAGCGGATCGAGGAGCGTCCCGCGCCGGACGAGCCGCTGCCGACGCTCGTCGCCGCGGCGCTCGCCGGACGGCGCGACCTGCAGGCGATGCAGCGGCGCGTCGCCGCCGCGGGGGAGATGGTCCGCGTCGCGCGCGCCGGCTCGCGGCCCGAGGTCGGCCTAAGGGCGCAGTACGAGATGAACAAGGAGAACGCGCCGGGGCGCGACGGCTCCAACTGGTCGGTTTTCGTCGCCGCGAAGTTCACGCCGTTCGACGGCGGCGCGGCGCGGGCCCGCGCGCGCCGCGCCGAAGAGGAGCGGACGGCGGCCGCGAAGTACGACGAGCTGCTGCGCCAGGGCGCGGAGCTGGAAGTCCGCGCGGCGTGGAACGACCTGCGCGTCGCGCGCCGGCGGCTGGACCTCGCCTCCGCGTCCGCCGAGCAGGCGCGCGCCGCGCTGACGATCGTCGAGGACCGCTACAAGGAAGGGCTGACGACGATCGTCGAGCTGCTCGGCGCGCAGACCTCGCTCACCGCGTCCCGCACGCGCGAGGCCGCGGCGCGGCGCGACGTCCTGCTCGCGCGCTCGTCGCTCGACCTGGCCGTCGGCCGCCTCTGAGCGGCGGAGGGAGCGGGCGATGAAGACGACGGAACGGAACGCGCCCGCGGCGCGGGAACCGAAGGGAGCCACGAAGATGTTCGTTCGTCCGACGATCAAGACGCTGTTCGTCCTCGCCGCCGCCGCGGCGGCGGCCCCGCTCCTCGTCTCGTGCGGCGGCGCGCCGCGGTCGGCGGCCGCGGAACGGCCGGCCGCGGTCGCGGCGCCGGTCGCCGTCGCCGCGCTCGCCGAGACGCCGGAGTTCGCCTCCGCGACCGGCGAGGTCGCGCCGTACGAGCGCGCGAACCCCGGCACGAAGCTGCTCGGCCGCGTGGAGCGGGTCTTCGCGCGGGAAGGGGACGCGGTGCGGGCGGGACAGACGCTGGCCGCGCTCGACGCGGCGGACGTCCGCGCGCAGGTCGGGTTGGCCGACGCCGCGGTCGCCTCGGCGCAGGCGCAGTACGACAACGCCGCCGCGATGTACAGGCGCATCCAGACGCTCGCCGCGCGCGGCTCGGCGACGGCGAAGAACCTCGAGGACGCCGCCGCGGGGAACGCGATGGCCGCGGCGGGGCTGGCGCAGGCCCAGGCCGGCGCGGCGGCGGCGCGCGCGACGCTCGCCTACGCCGAGGTCAAGGCGCCGATCTCGGGGCTCGTCTCGGCGAAGCGGATCGAGGTCGGGGACATGGCCGCGCCCGGCGCGCCGCTCTTCACCATCGACGACGTCTCCCGCGTCAAGGTCCTCGCCGAGCTGGCCGAGGCGGACCTCGCCGGCGTCGTCCCCGGCGCGCCGGCGCGGGCGCGGATCGACGCGCTCGGGCGCGAGTTCGCGGCGACGGTGGACCGCGTCTCCCCCGCCGGCGATCCGCGCAGCCGCACGTTCGAGGTGCAGATCGTCGTGGACAACAAGGACGGCGCGCTGCGCCCCGGGATGTACGCCCGCGCCCTCTTCCCCAAGGCGCCGCGCAAGGCGCTCTTCGTGCCGAAGAGCGCGCTGACGACGCGGGGCGAGCTGGTCGGTCTCTACGCGCTCGACGACGAGGGCGCGGCGCGGCTGCGCTGGGTCCGCGTCGGCCGCGAGGAGGGCGACAAGGTCGAGGTCCTCTCCGGCCTTGCGGCGGGGGAGCGGTACGTCGCCGCGCCGCCCGCCGAGCTCGTGGACGGCGCCCCGGTCGCGGCGCGCTGAGCGGAGGCGGCGATGTCGAACGGAATGGGCCCCGCGGGGCGGATCGCGCGCTTCTTCGTCGACTCCAAGCTGACGCCGCTGCTCGTCGTCGCGGCGCTGCTGCTCGGCGCCTTGGCGGCGTTCAACACGCCGCGCGAGGAGGAGCCGCAGATCGTCGTGCCGATGATCGACGTGATGGTCGGCTTCCCCGGCGCCTCGGCGGCCGAGGTCGAGAACCGGATCGCCGTGCCGCTGGAGAAGCGGATGCGCGAGATCCCCGGCGTCGAGTACGTCTACTCGACCTCGATGCCCGGGGCGGCGATGGTCACGGTGCGCTTCCTCGTCGGCGAGGACCGCGAGCGGAGCCTCGTCAAGGTCTACGACAAGCTGGCCTCGGGGATGGACGCCGTCCCCGAGGGGGCGACGCCGCCGCTGGTCAAGTACCGTTCGATCGACGACGTGCCGATCCTCTCGCTGACCTTCTGGGGCGGGCGGGCGAGCGGCTACGAGGCGCGGCGCGTCGCCGAGGCGGTCGCGCGCGAGGTCGCCAAGCTGGACGACGTCTCGGCGGTCAAGGTGATCGGCGGCGAGCGGCGCGCGTTGCGCGTCGTGCTCGATCCGGGGCGGATGGCCGCGTCGGGCGTCGATCCCGCGGCGCTGGCGCAGGCGCTCCGCTTCCAGAACGCCGCGGCGCCGGCCGGGTCGTACGAGGCCGGCGACCGCGAAATCAAGGTCGAGACCGGCGGCTTCCTCGCTTCGGCGGACGACGTCCGCGCGCTCGTCGTCGGCGCGCCGCAGGGGCGCCCGGTCCGCCTGCGCGACGTCGCCGACGTCGTGGACGGGCCGGACGAGCCGAGCGACTACGTCTTCTTCGCCGCCGGCCCGGCCGCGGCGTCGAAGGGGATCCGCCGCGCCGCGGGGGGGGACGCGCCGCTTCCCGCGGCGACGCTCGCGGTCGCCAAGCGCCGGGGCGCCGACGCCTACCGCGTCGCGGACGAGGTCCTGCGCAAGGTGGACGAGCTGCGCGGCCGCGTCGTCCCCGCGGGGATCGAGGTCGCGACGACCCGCGACTACGGCGAGACGGCGAAGGACAAGGTGGACGAGCTGATGCTCCACCTCGGCGTGGACATCCTCGCCGTGACGCTCTTCGTCGCGCTGACCCTGGGCTGGCGCGGGGCGGCGGTCGTCTTCGTCTCGCTGCCGGTGACCTTCGCGCTGACCCTCTTCGTCTACTACGTCTTCGGCTACACGCTGAACCGGGTGACGCTGTTCGCGCTGATCTTCGTCACCGGCATCGTCGTGGACGACTCGATCATCGTCGTCGAGAACGTCAGCCGGCACCTCGCGATGCGCAAGCTGCCGCCGCTGCGGGCGGCGATCGCGGCGATCGACGAGGTCGGCAACCCGACGATCCTCGCCACGCTGACGGTGATCGCGGCGCTGCTGCCGATGGCCTTCGTGCGCGGGCTGATGGGCCCCTACATGCGCCCGATGCCGGTCGGGGCCTCGCTGGCGATGGTCTTCTCGCTGCTCGTCGCGCTCGTCGCCGCGCCGTGGTTCGCCTACCGCCTGCTGCGCGGCGCGAAGGGGCACGGCGGCGGCGAGTACGACGTCGCGCGGACCCGCGCCTACCGCCTCTACGAGCGGTTCGTCGGACCGCTGCTCGACTCGCCGCGGCGGCGTTGGCTGTTCCTCGGCGGCGTGGCGCTCGCCCTGGCGGCGGCGGTCGCGCTCGTGCCGCTGAAGCTGGTCGCGGTGAAGATGCTGCCGTTCGACGACAAGAGCGAGCTGCAGGTCGTCGTGGACATGCCCGAGGGCACGACGCTGGAGCGGACGGCGGAGGTGGCGCGGGAGATCGGCGCCTACGCGCGGACCGTCCCGGAGGTCGCCGACGTCGAGACGTACGTCGGAACCGCCGCGCCGTTCAACTTCAACGGGCTCGTGCGGCACTACGACCTGCGGCGCGGCGGGAACGTCGCCGACCTGCAGGTCAACTTCGTCGGCAAGAAGGAGCGGTCCGCGCAGAGCCACGACCTCGCGCGGCGGATGCGCGGGCCGATCGAGCGGATCGCGCGCGCGGCGGGCGCGGCGGTGAAGATCGCCGAGGTCCCGCCGGGGCCGCCGGTCCTCTCGACGCTGGTCGCCGAGGTCTACGGACCGACCGACGAGGCGCGCCTCGCGACGGCGCGCGAGGTGAAGCGGATCTTCGAGCGGACCGCCGGCGTCGTGGACGTGGACTGGTTCGTCGAGGCGCCGCAGGAGAAGCGGACCTTCGTCGTGGACCGCGAGAAGGCGGCGCTCGCCGGCGTGCCGGAGGCGCAGGTCGCGCGGACGCTGCGCGCGCTGCTCGCCGGCGAGGACGCCGGGCTGCTGCACGTGCCCGACGCCGTCGAGCCGACGCCGATCACGCTGCGGCTGCCGCGCGCGGCGCGCTCCTCGGCGGCCGACCTCGGCGCCGTGCGCGTCGCGTCGCTGTCCGGCGCGATGGTCCCGCTCTCCGAACTGACGCGCGTGGAGACGGCGGTCGAGCCGCCGTGGCGCTACCGCAAGGACGGCAAGCCGGTGGTCTACGTCGTCGGCGAGACGGCGGGGCGGCGGGAGAGTCCGGTCTACGCGATCCTGGCGATGAAGAAGGAGATCGCGAAGCTCCGCGCGCCGGGCGGCGCCGAGGTGAAGCAGTTCTTCCGCGAGACGCCGTGGTCGCAGGAGCGGCCGGCGGTGAAGTGGGACGGCGAGTGGCAGATCACCTACGAGGTGTTCCGCGACCTCGGGCTCTCGTTCGCCGCGGTGCTGGTGTTGATCTACCTGCTGATCATCGGCTGGTTCCGCTCGCTGACGGTTCCGGCGACGATGATGATCGCCATCCCGCTGGCGCTGGTCGGCGTGCTTCCCGCGCACGGCCTGTTCGGGGCCTACTTCACGGCGACGTCGATGATCGGCTTCATCGCGCTGGCGGGGATCATGGTGCGGAACTCGGTGCTGCTGATCGACTTCGTCAACCTCTCGCTGGCGCGCGGGCGCTCGCTGCGCGAGGCGGTGATCGAGGCCGGCGCGGTGCGGACGCGGCCGATCGTGCTCACCGCGGGCACCGTCGTTGTCGGGGCGTTCGTGATCATCTTCGACCCGATCTTCCAGGGCCTCGCCATCGCCCTGATCGCCGGCGGCGTCGTCTCCACGATCCTCACGCTGGGGGTGGTGCCCGTGGTCCACTACCTCG is drawn from bacterium and contains these coding sequences:
- a CDS encoding TolC family protein: MPTRSLWVVSMVAAALVASDARAADGAGEPPPAAAAPLTLDEAVATALAGNQLIAAAGAQANAAAAAEAEAKSRRLPRVELQETYARTTNPVFVFMNLLGQASFGPGNFAVGPLNRPDPLGNFNTKLSVAQPLYAGGMIAAGAAAAADAREAAVAERERTRQRVVHQVVEAYSGAALAEAQLKVALEARETARAHVKLAEDLRAAGLVVDSDLLQAKVALAEVEEFAARAEADLDLAGAGLNVAMGRPQETPVELPERIEERPAPDEPLPTLVAAALAGRRDLQAMQRRVAAAGEMVRVARAGSRPEVGLRAQYEMNKENAPGRDGSNWSVFVAAKFTPFDGGAARARARRAEEERTAAAKYDELLRQGAELEVRAAWNDLRVARRRLDLASASAEQARAALTIVEDRYKEGLTTIVELLGAQTSLTASRTREAAARRDVLLARSSLDLAVGRL
- a CDS encoding efflux RND transporter periplasmic adaptor subunit, which gives rise to MKTTERNAPAAREPKGATKMFVRPTIKTLFVLAAAAAAAPLLVSCGGAPRSAAAERPAAVAAPVAVAALAETPEFASATGEVAPYERANPGTKLLGRVERVFAREGDAVRAGQTLAALDAADVRAQVGLADAAVASAQAQYDNAAAMYRRIQTLAARGSATAKNLEDAAAGNAMAAAGLAQAQAGAAAARATLAYAEVKAPISGLVSAKRIEVGDMAAPGAPLFTIDDVSRVKVLAELAEADLAGVVPGAPARARIDALGREFAATVDRVSPAGDPRSRTFEVQIVVDNKDGALRPGMYARALFPKAPRKALFVPKSALTTRGELVGLYALDDEGAARLRWVRVGREEGDKVEVLSGLAAGERYVAAPPAELVDGAPVAAR
- a CDS encoding efflux RND transporter permease subunit — protein: MSNGMGPAGRIARFFVDSKLTPLLVVAALLLGALAAFNTPREEEPQIVVPMIDVMVGFPGASAAEVENRIAVPLEKRMREIPGVEYVYSTSMPGAAMVTVRFLVGEDRERSLVKVYDKLASGMDAVPEGATPPLVKYRSIDDVPILSLTFWGGRASGYEARRVAEAVAREVAKLDDVSAVKVIGGERRALRVVLDPGRMAASGVDPAALAQALRFQNAAAPAGSYEAGDREIKVETGGFLASADDVRALVVGAPQGRPVRLRDVADVVDGPDEPSDYVFFAAGPAAASKGIRRAAGGDAPLPAATLAVAKRRGADAYRVADEVLRKVDELRGRVVPAGIEVATTRDYGETAKDKVDELMLHLGVDILAVTLFVALTLGWRGAAVVFVSLPVTFALTLFVYYVFGYTLNRVTLFALIFVTGIVVDDSIIVVENVSRHLAMRKLPPLRAAIAAIDEVGNPTILATLTVIAALLPMAFVRGLMGPYMRPMPVGASLAMVFSLLVALVAAPWFAYRLLRGAKGHGGGEYDVARTRAYRLYERFVGPLLDSPRRRWLFLGGVALALAAAVALVPLKLVAVKMLPFDDKSELQVVVDMPEGTTLERTAEVAREIGAYARTVPEVADVETYVGTAAPFNFNGLVRHYDLRRGGNVADLQVNFVGKKERSAQSHDLARRMRGPIERIARAAGAAVKIAEVPPGPPVLSTLVAEVYGPTDEARLATAREVKRIFERTAGVVDVDWFVEAPQEKRTFVVDREKAALAGVPEAQVARTLRALLAGEDAGLLHVPDAVEPTPITLRLPRAARSSAADLGAVRVASLSGAMVPLSELTRVETAVEPPWRYRKDGKPVVYVVGETAGRRESPVYAILAMKKEIAKLRAPGGAEVKQFFRETPWSQERPAVKWDGEWQITYEVFRDLGLSFAAVLVLIYLLIIGWFRSLTVPATMMIAIPLALVGVLPAHGLFGAYFTATSMIGFIALAGIMVRNSVLLIDFVNLSLARGRSLREAVIEAGAVRTRPIVLTAGTVVVGAFVIIFDPIFQGLAIALIAGGVVSTILTLGVVPVVHYLVERRRTT